Sequence from the Egibacter rhizosphaerae genome:
TCAGGCTTGTGGTCGGGCGCCAGCGCGTAGACCGTCTCGGGATCGGCCTCGTCCGGGCCCCAGGACAGCGTCGAGGGCAGCGCTTCGGCTCGCGGGGGCTGGCGCTCGTACTCGCTGCGGGGCACGACGGCCTCGAAAGAGCGGATCGCGACCTCGATCATGTCGCGCTCCGGCGGCTTCGTCGTGATCTTCTGCAGCCACTGGCCGGGCGCCATGAGCGCGCGCACGAACACGTTGCGGTGCCCGGCGCCGAGCCGCAGGCCCTCGTAGGCCAGTCCGGCGATGACGGGCAGGAGGACGATCCGCAGCACGATGTGATACGTCATCGTCGCCAGGAGGCCCGCCTCGGGGGCCGGCACGATCGCGCCGGCCACCGAGTAGACGAGGATGGCGAGCAGGAAGACCATGACGAGGAAGTTCGTGCCGCAGCGCACGTGCACCGTCGAGTAGTGATCCACTCGATCGGGCTCGAGCGGCTCGCCGTGTTCCCACGCCGCGATCGTCTTGTGCTCGGCCCCGTGGTAGGCGAACACGCGTCGAATGTCGGGCAGGAAGCTGATCCCGACGAGGTAGGCGAGGAACAGGGCGATCCGAACGAGCCCCTCGACGAAGTGGTACAGGGTCCCGCCACCGAGCCAGTCGGTCGCGAACGCCAGGCCGACGTTCGGCAGGACGACGAAGACCCCGATCACCAGCGCCAGCGCGACGAACAGGCTGCCGCCGAGCTCCTTGCCGGAGAGCTGCTCCTCCTCCTCGACCGACTGGTTCGCGCTGATCGTCAGCGCCCGGGTCCCGATCTTGAGCGCGTCGACGAGCGCGTAGGTCCCGCGAATGAACGGCCGCTTGAACAGGGGATGGCGCTCGGGGAAGTCGCCCACGGGATGTCGTTCGACATGGATATCACCCCGCGGACGGCGCACCGCGCAGGCCCACACCGACTGCCCGCGCATCATCACGCCTTCGATGAGCGCCTGCCCACCGTAGTAGTGGGGCCGCTTCCCGCTGCTCTCGTCGCTACTCACGCCGCCTCGGTCGTCGGAGGGCTCGCTTGCTCGATGGGGCGCCTAGCCCTTGCCGCCGCGCCGCGGGCGGTCGCCGTAGCGCTGACGGAAGCGCTCGACTCGCCCGCCGCTGTCGACCAGCTTCTGCCGGCCCGTGTAGAAGGGGTGGCACTCGTTGCACAGCTCGACGCGGATCTCGGACTGCGTGCTGCGCGTCGTGAACTCGTTGCCGCACGAGCACCGCACGGACGCGGTCACGTACTCGGGGTGGATCTCGGACTTCATCTCGAACGCCTCGCTCGTCGGTCGACGCGTGCGGATCCCGGCCCGCACGCGGATGGAAAGGGTAACGCGACCGGGGCCGATGCGGCCCGCCGGGTCAGGTCTGCAGGTTCGACTTCTGGATCTGCACGAGGAACTGGTTGTTCGACCGCGTCTGCTTCATCTTGTCGATGAGCAGCTCGAGCGCGCTCGGCCCCTCGAGGGCGTGCAGCACGCGGCGGAGCTTCCAGATGATCTCGAGCTCCTCGCGGTCGAGCAGCAACTCCTCCTTGCGGGTGCCCGACCCCTCGATGTCGA
This genomic interval carries:
- a CDS encoding DUF1385 domain-containing protein codes for the protein MSSDESSGKRPHYYGGQALIEGVMMRGQSVWACAVRRPRGDIHVERHPVGDFPERHPLFKRPFIRGTYALVDALKIGTRALTISANQSVEEEEQLSGKELGGSLFVALALVIGVFVVLPNVGLAFATDWLGGGTLYHFVEGLVRIALFLAYLVGISFLPDIRRVFAYHGAEHKTIAAWEHGEPLEPDRVDHYSTVHVRCGTNFLVMVFLLAILVYSVAGAIVPAPEAGLLATMTYHIVLRIVLLPVIAGLAYEGLRLGAGHRNVFVRALMAPGQWLQKITTKPPERDMIEVAIRSFEAVVPRSEYERQPPRAEALPSTLSWGPDEADPETVYALAPDHKPDRGGPPDEAHEVSPGEEATGLPATDSSGTTTTAADGSDGLDDATDPAGREPRSGR
- the rpmE gene encoding 50S ribosomal protein L31 codes for the protein MRAGIRTRRPTSEAFEMKSEIHPEYVTASVRCSCGNEFTTRSTQSEIRVELCNECHPFYTGRQKLVDSGGRVERFRQRYGDRPRRGGKG